The Actinoplanes sp. N902-109 genomic interval ACGGCAGAGGACGGGCTGCCGCTCGGCCCCCGCCAAGAACCGCAGAGATCGGCGCCGTGGTGACGCCGGACTTATCCGGTACCGAAAGTTCGGCGCGTTGGCGGCGCCACTCCTTATCGGGTACCCGAAAAGGCCAACGACTCAGGGGCGGCCAGCCGGCGCCCCCGGAGACAGCTGGCCCTGGCTGAACGACAAGGCCCGCGCCATGAAATCAGCCGGCCCCAGACCAGCGAAAGGCCCACGCCCCGGAAGCAGCCGGCCCCAGACCAGCGAAGGCCCCCGCCACGGGAGCAGCCGGCCCCGGACAAGCGAAGGCCCCGCCACGGAAGCAGCCAGCCTCGGACAAGCGAAAGGCCGGCGCCACGGGGGCGGCCGGCCTTCCGGTGGGTCAGCGGTCCTGGGGGGTGCGGTCGTAGTCCGGGTTGGCCGGCGGCTGGGCGGCGCCGCCGTAGACGCCGCCGCGGGGTGGGCGGGGCTGGCCGGACTGCGGTGGCTGGGGTTGGGCCGCTCCGCGCGGGGGCTGGGCGCCGCGCGGGGGTTGCGCGCCGCGCGGGGGTTGCGCGCCCCGGGGTGCTTGGGCGCCGCGGGGAGGCTGGGGCGGTTGCTGGCCGCCACGGGGAGGCTGGGCCGGGCCGCGGCCGGGTTGTGCCTGGCCGCCTGCGGGGCGGGCCGGCGGCTGGGCGGCGGGACGGCCGGGCTGCGCGGCGCCGTTGGGACGACCCTGCGAACCGCCGGCGGGGCGACCCTGCGAACCGCCGGCGGGGCGACCCTGCGAACCGCCGGCGGGACGGCCGGGCTGACCACCCGCGGGACGGCCGGGCTGGGCGCTGCCTGCGGGACGGCCCTGGGGACCGCGGCCCTCGGCAGGTCGACCCTGAGCGCCGCCAGCCGGGCGACCGGGCTGGGCCGCACCGTTGGGGCGACCCTGCGGACCACCCGCGGGACGACCGGGCTGACCAGCACCAGCAGGACGACCCTGGGCGCCACCGGCCGGACCACCAGCCGGGCGAGCTTGCGGACCACCAGCCGGGCCACCGGAGCGACCCTGCGGACCACCAGCCGCGCCACCGGAGCGACCCTGCGGACCACCAGCCGGAGCACTGCCCGGGCGACCCTGCGGACCACCCGCGGGACGGCCCGACGCCCCACCGGCGGGACCAGCACCGGGGCGGCCCGAGCCGTCAGCCGGACGTCCCTGCGGGCCGGCGGCGGCACCCGGGCGGCCCTGGGAATTGGCACCCGGGCGGCCCGGCGCCCCGCCGGCGGGGCGACCCTGCGGACCACCGCCGCCGGGACGGCCCTGCGGACCACCGGCCGGGCGGCCCTGAGCGGCGCCGCCGTAGACGGGGCCGGCTCCCGCGGCGGCCGGCTTCTTGCCGTAGACCGGACCGGAAGCCGCTGCGCCGGAGGCTGCGCCGACCGGGCCGGAAGCCGCGCCGGCCGGTGCTCCGGCGCCGTACGCCGCGGAGCTGGGACGGGACGGGCCACCGACCGTGAGGAGTTCGGTCTCGGCGTCGCTGGGCTTGGGGCCGAGCAGATCCTCGTTGTCGTCGGCCTCGTCGGGGGCCGGCTCGAGGGCGCGCTTCTTGCGGGCCTTGACGATGCCGAAGACGCCCGCACCGACCAGGATCAGGCCGATCACGCCGACGCCCGCCACCAGGTAGGTGATGTCGGAGAGGCTGAGCTCGGAGAACCAGCTGGGGCCGGCGTCGTCCTTGGCCGCGGTGGCGGAGTCGGCCTTGGCCGTGACGACCTTGGTGGCCGGGGTGTAGGTGCGGATGTAGTTGGCCGTGTCGTCGGTGACCGAGCCGAAGTCGGAGACCGTGACGAACTGGGTGCCGTCGGCGCTGTAGGAGATGGCCTCGCCGAACGGTTCGTTGGGCAGGCCGGTGCCGCGGGGCTTGGCCTTCAGCGCGGCGACCACGTCCCCGTTGGGGACGTCCCATTCGAAGGCGTCGAGATAGGTGCGCAGGACGACCTTCTTGCCGTCCGGGGACATGGCACCGCCGGTGACCACGCCCTGGGCGAGGCGGGCGAACATCGTGCCCGCCGTGTCGGTCCTGGGCAGGTCGACCGTGCCGACCTTGCGCAACGTGACGCCGGGCGAGGTGTTGGCCTTGAGCTCGCCGGAGGGCTTGTAGAGCTGGGCGGCGCCGGTGACTTCCTTGGTCACGATGATCGGGGCGCCGTCGCCGTCGATGAGCAGCGCCTCGGCATCGTGGTAGTCGCCCGAGGGGTAGGTCATGCGGTAGAGCTTGGGCTCGTCGGAGCCGCTGATCGGCATCTTCCACAGGGCGATGCCGCGCTCGCGGTGGGTCGCCGGGTTGGCCCGGACGCCGTTGTCGCCGATGTCGGCGATCCAGAGCGTCTTGCCGTCCGGGTCGGCGATCATGTCCTCGGTGTCGAGGGGCCCGTTGCCGCTGTAGGGGATCCTCTTCGTGATCTTGCAGGAGTCGTCCAGGAAGAAGATCTTCTTTTTCTCCGCGGCGTCGGAGCTGTCGTTGACGACGATGTAACCCTTGTCGGTCGCCACGATGCCCGAGAGCTCGTTGAGGAGCGGATCGGTGACCTTGCAGACCTTCTTGCCAGCTGCCGCTTTGGCCGTGGTGACCGAGGTGACCGCTCCGGCGGAGGCGGGCACGGCAGCTGCCATCACCAGCCCGGAGGCAAGGATGACCGGGAACACGAGACGCCGCATCCGATCAGTGTCGCATGCGGTGTCTCGTATCGGTGTTACGCATGGATCAAGCCTGGCCCCGCGTGCCTGGCGTGCTACACGCATCGGAACCGGGCCGTCACGGTCAGAGCCGGAACTGGGCCAGATCCGCGGCGAGATGCTCGTCCACGCGCACCCGCAACTCGGATCCCTCGTCGGTGTGCCGGGTGTCGAGCACCTGCCCGCGCCGATGGATCCGGGCCACCAGGTCTCCCCGGTCGTACGGCAGCAGCACCCGCAGGTCCACCGCCGGCCGCGGCAGCCGCTGGGCGATCGCGGCGTGCACGTCGGCGATGCCTAGGCCGCTGCGCGCCGAGGCGAACACCGCGTCCGGCCACGTGCGCTTGAGCCGCAGCATCGTCTCCTCGTCGGCCGCGTCGACCTTGTTGACGACGAGCAGCTCGGGGATGCGGTCGGCACCGACCTCGGCGAGCACCTCGCGCACCGCTGACACCTGGCCCTCGGGGTCCGGGTGGGCGCCGTCGACGACGTGCACGACCAGGTCCGCGTACGCCACCTCCTCCAGCGTCGAGCGGAACGCCTCGACGATCTGGTGGGGCAGGTGCCGGACGAAGCCGACGGTGTCGGAGAGCGTGAACACCCGCCCGTCCTCGGCCGCCGTGCGCCGGGTGGTCGGGTCCAGGGTGGCGAACAGCGCGTCCTCCACCAGCACGCCGGCCGAGGTCAGCCGGTTGAGCAGGCTGGACTTGCCGGCGTTGGTGTAACCGGCGATGGCGACGGCGGGCACGCCACTGGTGGAGCGGCGGGAACGCTTCGTCTGCCGTACGGTGCGCATGGCCTTGATCTCGCGGCGCAGCTTGGCGATGCGCTGGTTGATCCGGCGCCGGTCGGTCTCGAGCTTGGTCTCACCGGGACCACGGGTGCCCACGCCGCCACCGCCGGAGCCACCGCCTGCGCCACCACCCTGCCGGGACAGTGACTCACCCCAGCCACGCAGGCGGGGCAGGAAGTACTGCAGCTGGGCCAGCTCGACCTGCGCCTTGCCTTCCTTGCTCTTCGCGTGCTGGGCGAAGATGTCGAGGATCAGCGCGGTGCGGTCGATGACCTTGACCTTGGTCTGTTGTTCGAGGTTGCGCAGCTGGGACGGGGACAGCTCGCCGTCGCAGATGACGGTGTCGGCACCGCTGGCGACGACCACGTCGCGCAGTTCGTCGACCTTGCCCCGGCCGATGAACGTGGCCGGGTCGGGCCGGCCGCGGCGCTGGATGAGGCCTTCGAGCACCTCGGAGCCGGCGGTCTCGGCCAGGGCGGCGAGCTCGGTGAGGGAATTCTCCGCATCGGCGACGCTCCCCTCGGTCCAGACGCCGACCAGGACTACTCGCTCGAGCCGCAGCTGCCTGTACTCGACCTCGGTGATGTCCGTGAGCTCGGTCGAGAGCCCGGCCACGCGCCGCAGCGAGTGACGTTCCTCGAGTTCCAGCTCACCGGTGGTGACGTCGGGTTCGAAAAGCTCAGTTCGCAAAAGGTGACCTCCTCAGCCCGATCGTGGCACGTCCAGGGGCCTGAGCGCATCCACATAACAGGGCTGGGCGTTGTCGCAGAAGTGTCTGACTCACTAGTAACCACCGCGGTGGATGTCGCTATTCCCCAGGGACGAGAATGCGAGGACGTACCCGCCAACGACGGAGGGAAATCCGTGGTGACCACCCGCCTGCCGAGCGCAGGATTCTCGATCACTGTCCGCATCGCTGTCACGGCCGACGCCTCCTCGATCGGCCGGCTCACCACGTGTGTCGGTGAGGCGGGTGCGATCGTCACGGCCCTCGACGTCGTCGACTCCGACCCCAGCCGCGTCCTCGTCGACCTCACCTGCGACACGGCCGACGCGGCGCACGCCGACCAGGTCGTCAAGAACCTGGAGGAGCAGGACGGCGTCGACGTCCGCAAGGTCTCCGACCGCACGTTCCTGCTGCACCTCGGCGGCAAGATCGAGGTGTCCTCCAAGGTCGCGCTGCGCAACCGCGACGAACTGTCCCGGGCCTACACCCCGGGCGTGGCGCGGGTCTGCATGGCCATCGCGGAGAACCCGGCCGACGCGCGCCGCCTCACCATCAAGCGCAACACGGTGGCCGTGGTCAGCGACGGCTCCGCGGTGCTCGGCCTGGGCAACATCGGCCCGGCCGCCGCGATGCCGGTGATGGAGGGCAAGGCCGCGCTGTTCAAGCGGTTCGGCGGGGTGGACGCCTGGCCGGTGGTGCTGGACACCCAGGACACCGACGAGATCGTCAACATCGTCAAGGCGATCGCCCCGGCGTACGGCGGCATCAACCTGGAGGACATCGCGGCGCCGCGCTGCTTCGAGATCGAGATGCGGCTGCGCGAACTGCTGGACATCCCGGTCTTCCACGACGACCAGCACGGCACCGCGATCTGCGTGCTGGCCGCGCTGACCAACGCGCTGCGGGTGGTGGGCAAGAACCTGGCGGACGTCAAGGTGGTCGTGTCCGGCGCCGGCGCCGCCGGCACGGCGATCATGAAGCTGCTGCTGCGCCAGGGTGTCGGCGACATCATCGCGTACGACCGGCAGGGCGCCCTGCACCGCGGGATGGCAAACCTCAACCCGACCTGGCAGTGGCTCGCGGAGCACACCAACAAGGACAACTACACCGGTGACCTGCCGGGCGCGATCGCCGGTGCGGACGTCTTCATCGGGGTCAGCGCGCCCAACCTGCTCAAGGGCGACGACATCGCCAAGATGGCCGACAAGTCGATCGTGTTCGCGCTGGCCAACCCGGACCCCGAGGTGGACCCCCGGGAGGCCCGCAAGCACGCCGCGGTGGTCGCCACCGGGCGCTCCGACCAGCCCAACCAGATCAACAACGTGCTGGCGTTCCCCGGTGTGTTCCGCGGCATGCTCGACGTCAGCGCCGAGGAGTTCACCGAGGAGATGGCGCTGGCCGCGGCGATGGCGATCGCCAACGTGGTCGGCGAGGACAAGATCAACCCGACGGTGATCATCCCGAGCGTGTTCGACGCCCGGGTGACCCCGGCCGTGGCCGCGGCGATCCGGGCCACCGTCAAGGGCAGCCCGGCCCCGCACAACCCGGCGGCGGCGCCTCAGACCGAGTTGGAAGAGGCTCCGGAAGAGACGTTCTGAGCCCACCCGGTGAGCTCCCCGGTGTGGTCGGTGATCAAGCCGGCCACACCGGCCGCCACCAGGCCGGGCCAGAGCAGCATGTCGTTGGCCGTCCACGGCATCACCGCGACGCCCTCGGCGGCCAGCGCGGCCACCGTCGCGGGCGAGCCGAGCACCGCGTTCATCGACGGGTTGCAGTAGGAGACGCCCAGCTCGCGGGCCACCTGCACCTGTTCGCTGTCGAAGCCGTCGCGCAGCAGCCCGCGGCGCACGTCCGGGGCCACCTCGGCGGCCAGCCGCACGACGGCCGGGTCGAAGCTCTGCACCACCGTGCGGTCGAGCAGCCCGGCCTCGGCCACCTGCCCGACGATGTTCTTGACCTGCTCCAGGGTCGCCGGTGGCTTGATCTCCAGCAGCAGCTGCGGGCCGGCCGGGGCCAGGAGCTCGAGGACCTCGGTCAACTGCGGCACCCCGATCCCCCGGTACGCCGGGGAGAACCACGATCCGGCGTCCAACCGGGCGACCTCGTCGAGGGTCAGCTCCCAGACCTTGCCCGAGCCGGTCGTCGTCCGGTCGACGGTGCGGTCGTGGATCACCACCGGGACGCCGTCGGCCGTGGTGCGCACGTCGAACTCGATGAACGTGGCCCCGGCCAGCACGCCGGCGGCGAGAGCGGGCAGGGTGTTCTCGGGCGCGACGGCGGAATACCCGCGGTGCGCCACCCGGTGCAGCCCAGCCATCAGCCGAGCGCCCCGCTCCCTGCCCCGGCGGGCAGCCCCGGCGGCATCGCAGCCTCCCCCGCGACGGAAAACCCGGACGAGACAGCGTCCCCCGCGGCGGAAGACCCGGACAGGACAGCCTCCCCCGCGGCGGAAGACCCGGACAGGACGGCCTCCCCCGCGGCGGAAGACCCGGACAGGACGGCCTCCCCCGCGGCGGAAGACCCGGACAGGACAGCCTCCCCCGCGGCGGAAGACCCGGACAGGAGGGTGGAGAGGTCGATCTCGCCGGTCGCCACCAGGACGGCGGGGCCGGCCAGCCACCAGCGACCCTGGTCGTCGGCGGTCACCCGCAACCGGCCACCCGGCACGTCGACCGCCACCGTGCCCTGCTCCAGGCCGGCGTCGCGCAACGCCACCGCGCCGACGGCCAGCGCACCCGAGCCGCAGGACAGCGTCTCGGCCGAGCCGCGCTCGTAGACCCGCATGTGCACGTGCAGGTCGGCGCCCGGCACCGCTGCGCCGGGCGTGGTGAACTCGACGTTGACGCCCTCGGTGAACAGCGCCGGGTCGTAGCCGGGCGGCACGTGCAGGTCGAGCGACTCCAGCCGGACCCCGTCGTGCAGCGCGGCGACCAGGTGCGGGTTGCCGCAGTCGACCGCCAGCCCGGGCACGGTCAGCGGACCGACGGTCGCGGTGCCGGCCGCGTACACCTCGGGGGTCCGCATGTGCACGGAGATGAGGTCGCCGCTGATCACCGCGTGCACGATGCCCGCTCGCGTCGCCACCGGCAGACCGGCCGGGGCGGGCTCGGCCAGCCCGTGGGTGAGCAGGTAGCGGGTGAAGACCCGGACGCCGTTGCCGCACATCTCGGCGATCGACCCGTCGGCGTTCCAGTAGTCCATGAACCACTCCGCCTCGGCCGCGTAGCCCGCGCTGTCCGGGTGCTTGGCGGTGCGCACGACGCGCAGCACGCCGTCGGCGCCGATGCCGCGGTGGCGGTCGCAGAGCGCAGCGACCAGCGCCGGGGTCAGCTCGAGCGCCCCGTCGGGGTCGGGGAGGATGACGAAGTCGTTGCCGGTGCCGTGGCCCTTGGTGAACAACACGCGGTCCATCATCGCGCAGCCCCGCGAACGGCTGCCAACGCGGCCGGGATCAGCTCCGGGCCGGCCCCGTCGAGCCAGGTGATGCGGTTGTCCCGGTGGAACCAGGAGCGCTGCCGCCGTACGAAACGACGGGTTGCCTGGGTGGTGGCGGCCCGGGCCTGGGCACCGGTCATCGTGCCGTCGAGCTCGGCCAGTGCCTGCTGGTAACCGAGCGCGCGGCCGGCCGTGCGGCCCTCCCGCAACCCGATCCGGTCGAGCGCGCGGACCTCGTCGAGCAGCCCCTGCCGCCACATCAGCTCCACCCGGTCGGCGATGCGCTGGTCGAGCTCGGCGGTGACCCGGTCCACACCGATCTGCACCGCCGGGTAGTAGGGCCGGGGGTCGGGCAGGTGGGCGGTGAACGTCGAGCCGGTCATCTCGATCACTTCGAGCGCGCGCACGATCCGCCGGCCGTTCGACGCGAGGATCTTGCCGGCGGCCTCCGGATCGGCCGCGCGCAACCGCTCGTACAGCGGTGCCGGACCCGTCCGGGCGAGTTCCGCCTCCAGCCTTTCCCGAATAGCGGGATCCGTGCCGGGAAAATCAAACTCTTCGAGAACTGCCCGGACGTACAACCCCGAACCCCCCACGAGCAGAGGTACGAGACCCCGCGCGGCGACGTCCTCGACGGCGGCCCGGGCAACCTTCTGATACTCCGCGACACTCGCCGGGACCGTCACGTCCCACAGGTCCAGCGCGTGGTGCGGAACGCCTTCCCGCTCGTCGGAGGACAGTTTGGCGGTGCCGATGTCCATGCCACGGTAGAGCTGCATCGAGTCGGCGTTGATCACCTCGCCCCCCAGTTCGTGGGCGAGGGCGAGACTCAGAGCGGTCTTCCCGGTGGCTGTCGGGCCGACGACGGCGACGACTCCGGGGGGCGGGAGCAACGGCACGCCCGTCACCGTAACGGGCTGGTCACGGTCGTCCGTGGGCGCTTCCCGGGAACCCGGTTGGACCTGTGACAATGCGCGGACGAGAATGCCGATGGAATGATGGCATTCGACTGCGCCATGGCGGCGCTCCCGGGCGACGGAGCCCGAGACGCCGGGACGAACGAGGATGGGCTCATGATGGACTGGACGACCTTCGGGCGCGTGGATGCCGACGGCACGGTGTACGTGAAGACCGCGGAGGGCGACCGGGTGGTCGGCTCGTGGCAGGCGGGCACGCCGGAAGAGGGCCTTGCCCACTTCGCCCGGCGCTTCGCCGACCTGGTCACCGAGGTCGACCTCGTGGAGGCCCGGCTCAAGTCCGGCGCCGCCGACGCGTCGCACTCGCTGAGCAGCGTCAAGCGTCTGCGCACCGAACTGAGCGAGGCACACGTCGTCGGCGACATCGACGGGCTCGCGGCCCGGCTGGACAAGCTGACCGAGCTCGCCGACGCCAAGGCCGACGAGGCCAAGGCCGCCCGCGAGCTGGCCCGCACCGAGGCTCTCGCCCGCAAGACCGCCCTGGTCGAGGAGGCCGAGACGATCGCCGCCGAGGCGACCGGCTGGAAGAGCGCGGGCGACCGGCTCAAGGAGATCCTCGACGAGTGGAAGACGATCCGCGGCGTCGACAAGAAGACCGACGGTGAGCTGTGGAAGCGCTTCGCGGCCGCCCGGGACGGCTTCACCCGCCGCCGCGGCGCCCACTTCGCCACCCTCGACGGCCAGCGCAAGCAGGCCCAGACGGCCAAGGAAGAGCTGGTCAAGGAGGCGGAGAGCCTGTCCGGCTCCACCGAGTGGGGGCCGACCGCCAACCGCCTCAAGGACCTGATGAACGAGTGGAAGACGGCGCCGCGCGCCGCGAAGGAGGCCGAGCAGCGCCTCTGGGAACGCTTCCGCGCCGCTCAGGACGCCTTCTTCACCCGGCGCAGCGAGGTCTTCTCGGCCCGCGACGCCGAGTACAAGGGCAACCTGGAGAAGAAGCAGGCCATCCTTGCCGAGGTGGAGGCGCTCGACATCGACGCCGACCCGCGCGGGGCCCAGAACAAGCTGCGGGACGCCCAGGCCGCCTGGCACGACGCCGGCCGGGTGCCGCGCGAGTCCGCCGCCTCGCTCGACCGCCGCTGGCGGGCGGCCGAGGAGCGCATCCGGGTCGCGATGGACTCGGCCTGGCGCAAGACCACGCCGCAGGAGAACCCGCTGCTCCAGCAGATGCGTGAGCAGGTCGCCGAGGCCGAGGACAAGCTCGCCCGGGCCCAGGCCGCCGGCGACAAGCGCCGCATCAAGGAGGCCGAGCAGGCGCTGGCCTCCAAGAAGCAGTTCCTGGCGCTGGCCGAACAGGCGCACTGAGGACGCAACGGGCCTTTCCCCCCGTGGGAAGGCCCGTTGCCCCGTCAGCGGGAGAGCAGGCCGTCGATCTGGTTGATGGCCAGCGTGCTGCCCTCCACGACGCCCATGTCCAGCACCTTCTGCAGCGCCTCGGCGGACTCGTACGTGCCCGCGTACACGGCCCGGGTGCCGCCGTCGTGCTCGGTGAAGGTGTAGACGTTCCGCGAGACCGGCATGGCCGGGTTCGGGTTGAAGTCCTGGTCGGCGAAGCCGTCGTCGAAGGCGAAGCTGCGCGGCTCGTCCACGGCGGTGACGTTCCAGTAGCCGGCGAACTTCTCGCCCTCCGGGCTGGTCATGTAGTACGTCACCCGGCCGCCGGGGGTCAGGCTGTGGTCGACGACGGTCGCCGGGTAGGTCGGCGGTCCCCACACCTTCTCCAGCTGGCGCGGGTCGGCGTAGACCTGCCAGATGCGTTCCACGGGCGCGGCGAACTCCGCCGTGATGGTCAGCGTGAGGGTGTCGAGGTCGTGCTGGACGTCGGTCACGGGCATTGCTCAGTCCTCCGGGTGTTCGTCGAGTTCGGCTGCGATCAGGGCGTCGATGCGTTCGATGCGGCCACGCCAGACCTGTTCGAGCTCCGCGAGCATGGCCGCCACCGAGCGCACCGCCGTCACGTCGCCGCTGGCCAGCTGCTCACGGCCGCGGCGACGCTTGGTGAGCAGACCCGCCTTCTCCAGCACGGCGACGTGCTTCTGCACCGCGGCGAAGCTCATGTCGTACGTCGCCGCCAGCGCGGAGACCGACTTCTCCCCGGCCAGGACGCGACGCAGGATGTCCCGCCGGGTGCGGTCGGCGAGCGCATGGAACAGCGCGTCCGCCCGATCAGCACTTTCTGTGGTCACGAGCAATCATACAACCAATCGGTTGTACGTCGTCAAGCTCGACCCTCCCGCGCCGACCGGCGTTCAGCCCAGCCACGGCGGGGCCACACCCCAGCCCCAGTGCGGCACCGGGGCGTCACCCACCACCTCGGCCCCGGGTTGCGAGTTCTGCCGGGCGAGCCGGGTGCCCCACTCGAGGTAGCCGAGGAACGCCGCCCGGAATTCCGGGTCGTCGGGCAGCCCGACCTCATCCGCGGCGTCCTGGATCAGGTTCACCCAGCGGCGGCGTTGCGGCTCGGTGATCGCCATGCCGAGATGCTTGCTCAGCATGTGCGGATAGCCGCCATGGTCCTTCGTGTAGGCCGCCGGGCCGCCGAACACCTCGGCCAGCCACACCGCCACGTGACGGGCGTGCTGCGCATCCATCCGGGCGAAGAGCGGCGCCAGCAGATCATCCTCGACCACGCGGGCATAGAACGCGGCGGTCAGCCGCTCGAACGCGGCGGTGCCGCCGGCCCACTCGAAGAGCGTCGGTGTGTCCCCCATGGCGTCCACCTCACCAGGCTCGTGAACGGGACACAAGTACGCACATAATGGTGCGTGCCCTCGTACAGCTGCCCGGTGGAACTGAGCATGGACGTCATCGGCGGCCGCTGGCGCTCGGTGATTCTGTCCCGGCTGAAGGAAGGCGTGTGCCGGTACGGTGAGCTACGCCGCCGCACGCCGGGGATCAGCGAGAAGATGCTGAGCCAGCGGTTGCGGGAGCTGGAGCGCGACGGCCTCATCACGCGGCGGGACCAGGGCACGGTGCCGCCGCACGTGGAGTACGAACTGACCGAGGAGGGCCGCTCCCTGGCGCCCGTGCTGCAGGCGCTGTACGACTGGGGTGTCGGCCGCGCCGCCCGCACCGGCACGGCCATCGGCAGCTAGGTCCGGTCCTCCACCCGCGACGGGCTCTCTGCTTCCCGCCGCGACGGGCTCCCTGCCCCCCACCACGACGGGCTCCCTGCTCCCCATCGCGACGGGCTCTCGGTCCCCCGCCGCGACAGGCTCAGCGGGAGCAGCCGTCCGCGGCCGGCAGCGGGGCCGGGACGCCGATCGTGGGCAGGCCCAGCGACACGCCGGGCAGCTTCGGGGTGCGGCCGGCCTCGAAGGCGTCACCGGCCCGGGTGCGGCGGTGGGTCAGCGGGGCACCGTCGGCGTTGAGGTGATGCGGCGCCGCATAGGTGACCACGGTCTCGATCACGTCGCCGGGACGCAGGGCCAGGTCACCGGTGGCGAAGTGGACCAGCCGGCCGTCCCGGGCGCGGCCGCTCAGCCGGCCGGTGCGCTCGTCCTTGCGGCCCTCGCCGACCGCGACCAGCACCTCGACCTTCTCCCCCACCAGCCGCTTGTTCTCGGCCCAGGTGATCTCCTCGAGCGTGGCGATCAGCCGCTCGTAGCGCTCCTGCACGACCTGCTTGGGCAGCTGCTCGTCCATGACCGCGGCGGGGGTGCCGGGACGCTTCGAGTACTGGAACGTGAACGCGCTGGA includes:
- a CDS encoding SRPBCC domain-containing protein, with the translated sequence MPVTDVQHDLDTLTLTITAEFAAPVERIWQVYADPRQLEKVWGPPTYPATVVDHSLTPGGRVTYYMTSPEGEKFAGYWNVTAVDEPRSFAFDDGFADQDFNPNPAMPVSRNVYTFTEHDGGTRAVYAGTYESAEALQKVLDMGVVEGSTLAINQIDGLLSR
- a CDS encoding helix-turn-helix domain-containing protein — its product is MELSMDVIGGRWRSVILSRLKEGVCRYGELRRRTPGISEKMLSQRLRELERDGLITRRDQGTVPPHVEYELTEEGRSLAPVLQALYDWGVGRAARTGTAIGS
- the hflX gene encoding GTPase HflX → MRTELFEPDVTTGELELEERHSLRRVAGLSTELTDITEVEYRQLRLERVVLVGVWTEGSVADAENSLTELAALAETAGSEVLEGLIQRRGRPDPATFIGRGKVDELRDVVVASGADTVICDGELSPSQLRNLEQQTKVKVIDRTALILDIFAQHAKSKEGKAQVELAQLQYFLPRLRGWGESLSRQGGGAGGGSGGGGVGTRGPGETKLETDRRRINQRIAKLRREIKAMRTVRQTKRSRRSTSGVPAVAIAGYTNAGKSSLLNRLTSAGVLVEDALFATLDPTTRRTAAEDGRVFTLSDTVGFVRHLPHQIVEAFRSTLEEVAYADLVVHVVDGAHPDPEGQVSAVREVLAEVGADRIPELLVVNKVDAADEETMLRLKRTWPDAVFASARSGLGIADVHAAIAQRLPRPAVDLRVLLPYDRGDLVARIHRRGQVLDTRHTDEGSELRVRVDEHLAADLAQFRL
- a CDS encoding helix-turn-helix transcriptional regulator, whose translation is MTTESADRADALFHALADRTRRDILRRVLAGEKSVSALAATYDMSFAAVQKHVAVLEKAGLLTKRRRGREQLASGDVTAVRSVAAMLAELEQVWRGRIERIDALIAAELDEHPED
- a CDS encoding glycerophosphodiester phosphodiesterase family protein, which produces MAGLHRVAHRGYSAVAPENTLPALAAGVLAGATFIEFDVRTTADGVPVVIHDRTVDRTTTGSGKVWELTLDEVARLDAGSWFSPAYRGIGVPQLTEVLELLAPAGPQLLLEIKPPATLEQVKNIVGQVAEAGLLDRTVVQSFDPAVVRLAAEVAPDVRRGLLRDGFDSEQVQVARELGVSYCNPSMNAVLGSPATVAALAAEGVAVMPWTANDMLLWPGLVAAGVAGLITDHTGELTGWAQNVSSGASSNSV
- the miaA gene encoding tRNA (adenosine(37)-N6)-dimethylallyltransferase MiaA gives rise to the protein MTGVPLLPPPGVVAVVGPTATGKTALSLALAHELGGEVINADSMQLYRGMDIGTAKLSSDEREGVPHHALDLWDVTVPASVAEYQKVARAAVEDVAARGLVPLLVGGSGLYVRAVLEEFDFPGTDPAIRERLEAELARTGPAPLYERLRAADPEAAGKILASNGRRIVRALEVIEMTGSTFTAHLPDPRPYYPAVQIGVDRVTAELDQRIADRVELMWRQGLLDEVRALDRIGLREGRTAGRALGYQQALAELDGTMTGAQARAATTQATRRFVRRQRSWFHRDNRITWLDGAGPELIPAALAAVRGAAR
- a CDS encoding group II truncated hemoglobin — encoded protein: MGDTPTLFEWAGGTAAFERLTAAFYARVVEDDLLAPLFARMDAQHARHVAVWLAEVFGGPAAYTKDHGGYPHMLSKHLGMAITEPQRRRWVNLIQDAADEVGLPDDPEFRAAFLGYLEWGTRLARQNSQPGAEVVGDAPVPHWGWGVAPPWLG
- a CDS encoding NAD-dependent malic enzyme, whose translation is MVTTRLPSAGFSITVRIAVTADASSIGRLTTCVGEAGAIVTALDVVDSDPSRVLVDLTCDTADAAHADQVVKNLEEQDGVDVRKVSDRTFLLHLGGKIEVSSKVALRNRDELSRAYTPGVARVCMAIAENPADARRLTIKRNTVAVVSDGSAVLGLGNIGPAAAMPVMEGKAALFKRFGGVDAWPVVLDTQDTDEIVNIVKAIAPAYGGINLEDIAAPRCFEIEMRLRELLDIPVFHDDQHGTAICVLAALTNALRVVGKNLADVKVVVSGAGAAGTAIMKLLLRQGVGDIIAYDRQGALHRGMANLNPTWQWLAEHTNKDNYTGDLPGAIAGADVFIGVSAPNLLKGDDIAKMADKSIVFALANPDPEVDPREARKHAAVVATGRSDQPNQINNVLAFPGVFRGMLDVSAEEFTEEMALAAAMAIANVVGEDKINPTVIIPSVFDARVTPAVAAAIRATVKGSPAPHNPAAAPQTELEEAPEETF
- a CDS encoding DUF349 domain-containing protein; amino-acid sequence: MMDWTTFGRVDADGTVYVKTAEGDRVVGSWQAGTPEEGLAHFARRFADLVTEVDLVEARLKSGAADASHSLSSVKRLRTELSEAHVVGDIDGLAARLDKLTELADAKADEAKAARELARTEALARKTALVEEAETIAAEATGWKSAGDRLKEILDEWKTIRGVDKKTDGELWKRFAAARDGFTRRRGAHFATLDGQRKQAQTAKEELVKEAESLSGSTEWGPTANRLKDLMNEWKTAPRAAKEAEQRLWERFRAAQDAFFTRRSEVFSARDAEYKGNLEKKQAILAEVEALDIDADPRGAQNKLRDAQAAWHDAGRVPRESAASLDRRWRAAEERIRVAMDSAWRKTTPQENPLLQQMREQVAEAEDKLARAQAAGDKRRIKEAEQALASKKQFLALAEQAH